A single window of Acanthopagrus latus isolate v.2019 chromosome 1, fAcaLat1.1, whole genome shotgun sequence DNA harbors:
- the LOC119023873 gene encoding E3 ubiquitin-protein ligase TRIM39-like: MASSGCLLSEDQFLCSICLDVFTDPVTTSCGHNFCKTCLIKNWSINYRCRCPMCKEVFTTKPDLKVNTLLSEMVSQFRQSAQQKASSSSSEQQVSKPGEVPCDVCTGTRLKALKSCLVCLASYCQTHLEPHLTASGLKRHQLIDPVENLEDRMCLKHNKLLELFCRTDQTCVCVLCPVLDHKMHEFVSLKEEYEDKKAELKKTEAEIQQMIKKKRLKIQEIKQSVELNKADSDREIAEGVQVFTSLKVTVERSQAELIRTIEENQKKTEKQAEDFIKELEQEISELMKRRTEVEQLSQSEDHLHLLQNVPSLSPAPPTKDWTGVRVRPSHEGTVVRAVAQLEETLSKQKKKLLEAELKRVQQYAVDVTLDPDTANSYLILSDDGKQVSYGDEKKNLPYKPERFSLSLCVLGKQSFSSGRFYFEVQVTEKTEWHLGVARESINRKGAITRSPQNGFWTIHLRNGNEFYAAAGPDVSLSLVSRPQKVGVFVHYEEGLVSFYDVSAALIFSFTGCCFTEKLLPYFCPGLNECGENSAPLIISPFITVD, translated from the coding sequence ATGGCTTCATCAGGCTGTCTGCTGTCTGAAGATCAGTTtctgtgctccatctgtctggatgtgttcactgatcCTGTCACCACATCATGTGGACACAACTTCTGCAAAACCTGCCTCATTAAAAACTGGAGTATTAATTACAGGTGTCGATGTCCCATGTGTAAAGAGGTTTTTACCACAAAGCCTGACTTGAAGGTCAACACTTTGCTCTCTGAGATGGTTTCTCAGTTCAGACAGTCAGCTCAACagaaagccagcagcagcagctcagagcaacaAGTGTCCAAACCAGGAGAAGTTCCCTGTGACGTCTGCACTGGAACCAGACTGAAGGCCCTGAAGTCCTGCCTGGTGTGTCTGGCCTCCTACTGTCAGACTCACCTGGAGCCTCACCTGACAGCTTCAGGTctgaaaagacatcagctgatcgACCCTGTGGAGAACCTGGAGGACAGGATGTGTCTGAAGCACAATAAACTTCTGGAACTGTTCTGTAGGACCGACCAGacatgtgtctgtgtcctctgtcctgttttAGACCACAAGATGCACGAGTTTGTTTCTCTGAAAGAGGAATATGAAGATAAGAAGGcagaactgaagaagacagaggcTGAAATTCAGCAGATGATCAAGAAGAAACGATTGAAGATTCAGGAGATCAAACAGTCAGTCGAGCTCAATAAAGCAGattcagacagagagatagcagaAGGTGTTCAGGTCTTCACTTCTCTGAAGGTAACTGTTGAGAGAAGCCAGGCCGAGCTCATCAGAACAATAGAAGAGAaccagaagaagacagagaaacaggctgaagaCTTCATCAAAGAGCTGGAACAAGAAATCTCTGAGCTGATGAAGAGAAGgactgaggtggagcagctctcacagtctgaagaccacCTCCATCTTCTCCAAAACGTTCCATCTCTGAGCCCTGCTCCACCCACCAAGGACTGGACAGGAGTCAGAGTCCGTCCATCACATGAAGGAACTGTGGTGAGAGCTGTGGCtcagctggaggaaacactcagtaaacagaagaagaagctgcttgAAGCTGAGCTGAAGAGGGTCCAGCAGTATGCAGTGGATGTGACTCTTGATCCTGATACAGCAAACTCCTACCTTATCCTGTCTGATGATGGGAAACAAGTGAGTTATGGTGATGAGAAGAAGAATCTTCCTTACAAACCAGAGAGGTTTTCACTCAGTCTCTGTGTCTTAGGaaagcagagtttctcttcaGGCAGATTTTACTTTGAGGTTCAGGTTACAGAAAAGACTGAGTGGCATCTAGGAGTGGCCAGAGAGTCGATCAACAGGAAGGGGGCAATCACACGGAGTCCTCAGAATGGTTTTTGGACAATACATTTGAGAAATGGAAATGAGTTCTATGCTGCTGCTGGCCCTgatgtcagtctgtctctggtctctcGGCCTCAGAAGGTGGGGGTGTTTGTGCATTATGAGGAGGGTCTGGTCTCCTTTTATGACGTATCTGCAGCTCTGATCTTCTCCtttactggctgctgcttcactgagaAACTCCTCCCATACTTCTGTCCTGGTCTGAATGAATGTGGTGAAAACTCTGCACCTCTGATCATCTCACCGTTCATCACAGTAGACTAA
- the LOC119021185 gene encoding E3 ubiquitin-protein ligase TRIM21-like encodes MAAANFLPSEDRFLCSICLDVFTDPVTTSCGHNFCKTCITEHWNHNDQYLCPMCKEVFDTRPELHKNTLLSEMAAQFRQSAQQKASSSSSEQQVSKPGEVPCDVCTGTRLKALKSCLVCLVSYCQTHLEPHLTASGLKRHQLIDPVENLEDRMCLKHNKLLELFCRTDQMCVCMLCTVSDHKTHDVVPLKEEYEEKKAELEKTEAEGQQMIQERQLRIQKIKRSVKFSNVKAEGEIAEGVRLSTALMESVQIGMNNFIETIEEQQRLIKRQAEDLIQELEQEISELKKRNTEVEQLSQSEDLLHLLQRFPSLNAAPPTKDWTGVRFHPSSHEGTVMRAVAQLEEKLNAEMKRVFDAEMKRVQRYAMNVTLDPDTAHPELLLSDDRKQVSHGDEKKNLPYKPERFSLSLCVLGKQSFSSGRFYFEVQVTGKTEWDLGVVRESINRKGLITLTPDEGYWTICLRNGHEYKALADPPVGLSLASRPQKVGVFVDHEEGLVSFYDVDAAALMFRFTDCCFTEKLYLFFGPGPSDGGKNSTPLIITAIGRKT; translated from the coding sequence ATGGCTGCTGCAAACTTCCTTCCATCTGAAGATCGGTTtctgtgctccatctgtctggatgtgttcactgatcCTGTCACCACATCATGTGGACACAACTTCTGCAAAACCTGCATCACTGAACACTGGAATCATAACGACCAGTACCTGTGTCCCATGTGTAAAGAGGTTTTTGACACAAGACCTgaactgcacaaaaacactttgctcTCTGAGATGGCTGCTCAGTTCAGACAGTCAGCTCAACagaaagccagcagcagcagctcagagcaacaAGTGTCCAAACCAGGAGAAGTTCCCTGTGACGTCTGCACTGGAACCAGACTGAAGGCCCTGAAGTCCTGCCTGGTGTGTCTGGTCTCCTACTGTCAGACTCACCTGGAGCCTCACCTGACAGCTTCAGGTctgaaaagacatcagctgatcgACCCTGTGGAGAACCTGGAGGACAGGATGTGTCTGAAGCACAATAAACTTCTGGAGCTGTTCTGTAGGACCgaccagatgtgtgtctgcatgctctGCACTGTTTCAGACCACAAGACACATGATGTTGTTCCTCTGAAAGAGGAATATGAAGAAAAGAAGGCAGAACTGGAGAAGACAGAGGCTGAAGGTCAGCAGATGATCCAAGAGAGACAGCTCAGGATTCAGAAGATCAAACGGTCGGTCAAATTCAGCAATGTAAAAGCAGAAGGTGAGATAGCAGAAGGTGTTCGACTCTCCACAGCTCTGATGGAGTCTGTTCAGATCGGCATGAACAACTTCATAGAGACGAttgaagagcagcagaggttGATAAAGAGACAAGCTGAAGACTTGATCCAAGAGCTGGAACAAGAAATCTCTGagctgaagaagagaaacactgaggtggagcagctctcacagtctgaagacctcctccatcttctccaacGTTTCCCATCGCTGAATGCTGCTCCACCCACCAAGGACTGGACAGGAGTCAGATTCCATCCTTCCTCACATGAAGGGACTGTGATGAGAGCTGtggctcagctggaggagaagcttAATGCAGAGATGAAGAGGGTGTTTGACGCTGAGATGAAGAGGGTCCAACGATACGCCATGAATGTGACTCTTGATCCTGATACAGCACATCCTGAACTCCTCCTGTCTGATGATCGGAAACAAGTGAGTCATGGTGATGAGAAGAAGAATCTTCCTTACAAACCAGAGAGATTTTCACTCAGTCTCTGTGTTTTAGGaaagcagagtttctcttcaGGCAGGTTTTACTTTGAGGTTCAGGTTACAGGAAAGACTGAGTGGGATTTAGGAGTGGTCAGAGAGTCAATCAACAGGAAGGGACTGATCACACTCACACCTGACGAAGGTTACTGGACGATATGTTTGAGAAACGGACATGAGTACAAAGCTCTTGCTGACCCTCCAGTCGGTCTCTCTCTGGCCTCTCGGCCTCAGAAGGTGGGGGTGTTTGTGGATCATGAGGAGGGTCTGGTCTCCTTTTATGACGTAGATGCTGCAGCTCTTATGTTTCGCTTCACCGACTGCTGCTTCACTGAGAAACTCTATCTCTTCTTTGGTCCTGGTCCCAGTGACGGTGGTAAAAACTCCACCCCTCTGATCATCACTGCTATCGGTCGCAAAACTTAG
- the rab1aa gene encoding RAB1A, member RAS oncogene family a, whose protein sequence is MNPEYDYLFKLLLIGDSGVGKSCLLLRFADDTYTESYISTIGVDFKIRTIELDGKTIKLQIWDTAGQERFRTITSSYYRGAHGIIVVYDVTDQESFNNVKQWLQEIDRYASENVNKLLVGNKCDLTTKKVVDYTTAKEFADNLGIPFLETSAKSATNVEQAFMTMAAEIKKRMGPGATAGASEKSNIKIQSKPVNTSSGGCC, encoded by the exons ATGAATCCCGAATA TGACTATTTattcaaactgctcctgatcgGTGATTCTGGTGTCGGAAAGTCTTGTCTCCTCCTCCGGTTTGCA GATGACACGTACACAGAGAGCTACATTAGCACCATCGGTGTGGACTTCAAGATCAGGACCATCGAGCTGGACGGAAAGACCATAAAGCTTCAGATT TGGGACACGGCCGGTCAGGAGAGGTTCCGCACCATCACATCCAGTTACTACAGAGGAGCGCACGGCATCATAGTCGTTTATGACGTGACAGACCAG GAGTCCTTCAACAACGTCAAACAGTGGCTGCAGGAGATCGACCGCTACGCCAGCGAGAACGTCAACAAGCTGCTAGTAGGCAACAAGTGCGACCTCACAACGAAGAAGGTTGTGGATTACACCACAGCGAAG GAATTTGCCGACAACCTGGGGATCCCCTTCCTGGAGACCAGCGCCAAGAGTGCCACCAACGTGGAGCAAGCCTTCATGACCATGGCGGCCGAGATCAAGAAGAGGATGGGCCCCGGGGCCACGGCCGGCGCCTCCGAGAAGTCCAACATCAAGATCCAGAGCAAGCCAGTGAACACCTCGTCCggaggctgctgctga